One part of the Populus alba chromosome 18, ASM523922v2, whole genome shotgun sequence genome encodes these proteins:
- the LOC118056694 gene encoding glycylpeptide N-tetradecanoyltransferase 1, giving the protein MDNNNNSPPVSSKENPDHDSETNLIAKEDSSLATIARRFQDSISLGKTHKFWESQPVGQFKDIGDSSLPEGPIESPTPLSEVKQEPYNLPTQYEWTTCDMESEETCNEVYNLLKNNYVEDDENMFRFNYSQEFLRWALCPPGYYPSWHIGVRAKASQKLVAFITGVPARIRVRDEVVKMVEINFLCVHKKLRSKRLAPVMIKEVTRRVHLENIWQAAYTAGVVLPTPITTCQYWHRSLNPKKLIDVGFSRLGARMTMSRTIKLYKLPDSPATPGFRKMELRDVPAVTRLLRNYLSQFVVAPDFDENDVEHWLLPTENVVDSYLVESPETHEITDFCSFYTLPSSILGNQNYLTLKAAYSYYNVCVKTPLLQLMNDALIVAKQKDFDVFNALDVMHNESFLKELKFGPGDGQLHYYLYNYRLQHALRPSELGLVLL; this is encoded by the coding sequence ATGgataacaataacaattcacCACCTGTGTCTTCGAAAGAAAACCCAGATCATGATTCTGAGACGAACCTAATTGCCAAGGAAGATAGCTCCCTCGCAACTATAGCCCGTAGGTTTCAGGACTCCATTTCCTTAGGCAAGACACACAAGTTCTGGGAAAGTCAACCTGTTGGTCAATTCAAAGACATTGGTGATTCAAGTTTGCCCGAGGGCCCTATTGAGTCTCCAACCCCACTATCTGAAGTTAAACAAGAACCATACAATCTCCCTACTCAGTATGAATGGACCACCTGTGACATGGAGTCCGAGGAGACTTGCAATGAGGTCTATAATCTCTTGAAAAACAACTATGTTGAAGATGATGAGAACATGTTTAGGTTTAATTACTCACAGGAGTTTCTTAGATGGGCTTTGTGTCCCCCGGGTTACTATCCAAGCTGGCACATTGGGGTTCGTGCCAAAGCTTCCCAGAAGCTCGTTGCTTTCATCACAGGTGTCCCTGCAAGGATTCGGGTGCGTGATGAAGTTGTGAAAATGGTTGAGATCAATTTCTTGTGTGTTCATAAGAAGCTTCGGTCGAAGAGACTTGCCCCTGTTATGATCAAGGAGGTTACTAGGAGGGTTCATTTAGAGAATATTTGGCAAGCAGCATATACTGCTGGTGTGGTTCTTCCAACACCAATAACAACCTGTCAGTATTGGCACAGGTCTTTGAACCCGAAAAAGCTTATTGATGTTGGCTTTTCAAGGCTTGGTGCAAGGATGACAATGAGTCGGACAATAAAACTCTACAAGCTACCAGATTCCCCCGCCACCCCTGGATTTAGAAAAATGGAACTTCGTGATGTACCTGCTGTTACAAGGTTGCTAAGAAATTACTTGAGCCAGTTTGTTGTTGCGCCTGATTTTGATGAGAATGATGTGGAGCACTGGCTTCTTCCAACTGAGAACGTGGTTGATAGTTACTTGGTTGAGAGTCCAGAGACTCATGAGATCACTGACTTCTGCAGCTTCTACACGCTTCCATCCTCTATCCTAGGCAACCAGAATTACTTGACGTTGAAAGCTGCTTATTCATATTACAATGTTTGCGTGAAGACTCCATTGCTTCAGTTAATGAATGATGCACTGATTGTTGCCAAGCAGAaggattttgatgtttttaatgcATTGGATGTCATGCATAACGAGTCTTTCCTGAAGGAACTGAAATTTGGACCAGGCGATGGGCAACTACACTACTATCTTTACAATTACCGCTTACAGCATGCCTTGAGACCCTCGGAACTGGGGCTTGTCCTCTTATAG
- the LOC118056695 gene encoding telomere repeat-binding factor 4 — protein MGNPKQKWKSEEEEALRAGVAKHGTGKWKNIQRDPEFNPYLRSRSNIDLKDKWRNMTVSAGSQSVKDKSRTLKAKSNPDAAAVVAASTPLSNPHSSAVAAVDVVIDDSSEAAADSKTAPKYDAMIFEAISALNEPNGADTSAIISYIERRQELPQNCRRQLSSRLRRLVAQEKLEKVQNCYKIKKASSFGTKTPTPKQKEVRPKPEQNTGLINSGDTVAEAADDAAYMVAEAENKSFVATEAVKESERVSKMAEDANSLLQLANEILEKCSRGEIVVMG, from the exons ATGGGGAATCCAAAGCAAAAGTGGAAATCAGAGGAAGAAGAAGCGTTAAGAGCAGGCGTTGCCAAACACGGTACTGGAAAATGGAAAAACATACAGAGAGACCCCGAGTTCAATCCTTACCTTCGTTCTCGCTCTAATATCGATCTcaag GATAAATGGAGGAATATGACTGTAAGTGCCGGTAGCCAAAGCGTTAAGGACAAGTCACGGACGCTAAAAGCGAAATCCAATCCcgatgctgctgctgttgttgctgcTTCAACTCCTCTGTCCAATCCTCATTCTTCTGCTGTTGCTGCGGTTGATGTCGTTATCGACGATTCTTCCGAAGCTGCAGCAGATTCAAAAACTGCTCCCAA ATACGATGCAATGATTTTTGAAGCAATTTCAGCATTGAATGAGCCAAATGGAGCAGACACTAGTGCAATCATCAGCTACATTGAG AGAAGGCAAGAGTTACCACAAAATTGTAGGAGGCAATTAAGTTCAAGGTTGAGGAGGCTTGTAGCTCAGGAAAAACTTGAAAAG GTCCAAAATTGCTACAAGATAAAGAAAGCTTCTTCATTTGGGACAAAAACACCAACTCCTAAGCAGAAAGAGGTGCGTCCCAAGCCTGAACAGAATACTGGCCTTATAAATTCTGGCGATACCGTCGCAGAAGCAGCAGATGATGCTGCATATATGGTTGCAGAAGCAGAAAACAAATCATTTGTTGCAACTGAAGCAGTTAAGGAGTCAGAGAGGGTTTCAAAGATGGCTGAAGATGCAAATTCACTACTACAGTTGGCCAACGAGATACTTGAGAAAT GTTCACGAGGTGAGATTGTGGTCATGGGATGA